Below is a genomic region from Argiope bruennichi chromosome 11, qqArgBrue1.1, whole genome shotgun sequence.
TTGGAGCTAGTGTACTTGGTGACAGCTTTGGTTCCTTCGGAAACAGCGTGCTTGGCCAATTCGCCAGGCAACAAAAGCCTCACAGCTGTTTGAATTTCCCGACTGGTAATTGTGCTCCTTTTGTTGTAGTGAGCTAATCGGGAAGATTCGGCTGCGATACGTTCGAAAATGTCATTCACGAAAGAGTTCATGATTGACATGGCTTTGCTGGAAATACCGGTATCAGGATGGACCTGTTTCAAGACTTTGTAGATGTAAATAGCGAAAGATTCCTTCCTACGCTTCTTGCGTTTTTTCTTATCACCGGCACGAACAGCCTTTTGGGCCTTTCCGGCCTTTTTCACAGCTTTACCAGAGGCTTGAGGAGGCATCTTCGATTCGAAATGAGAATAGAAAATACTCGCGACcacttttacatttcattttataccCACTGCTGCGAAACCGAAAGCAGCCAATCGCGTTTCGCTCTTCGAAGCAGGGGCGTGTGTAAATTGCTATAAAAAGGCGATTCTGGAGCTGGGGTCATGGCATTTTTGCATTTGCATTGAATTGAGAAGTCATGTCTGGTCGAGGTAAAGGAGGCAAGGGTCTTGGAAAGGGGGGTGCCAAAAGGCATCGTAAAGTTCTTCGTGATAACATCCAGGGTATTACAAAACCCGCAATCAGGCGTTTAGCTA
It encodes:
- the LOC129957491 gene encoding histone H2B; the protein is MPPQASGKAVKKAGKAQKAVRAGDKKKRKKRRKESFAIYIYKVLKQVHPDTGISSKAMSIMNSFVNDIFERIAAESSRLAHYNKRSTITSREIQTAVRLLLPGELAKHAVSEGTKAVTKYTSSK